A part of Leptospira neocaledonica genomic DNA contains:
- a CDS encoding intradiol ring-cleavage dioxygenase: protein MKRKDFLKSIFVSGAVFTGLASSCSQNKNDSPLDLGLLQGVIDSSSCNAADVSNSSVCALIPKETEGPYPLDLSSNSSYFRQDITEGKTGIPLSLVLTIQNINDNCNPITNARVDVWHCDKDGYYSGYSESGYLGNKNYVGQTFCRGIQLTDSSGIANFTTIYPGWYSGRVTHIHFQVYLNNGLVATSQIAFPEDITKTVYNTSLYSAHGQNTSVPGNCYDNIFNNSTSDLSLELCTITEDSSTGGYIASLTVGIAN, encoded by the coding sequence TTTCTGAAAAGTATATTCGTATCCGGAGCCGTCTTTACAGGCCTTGCAAGTTCTTGTTCTCAAAACAAAAACGATTCTCCGTTGGATTTAGGGTTATTACAAGGAGTTATAGATTCTTCTTCTTGTAACGCTGCTGATGTTTCTAATTCTTCCGTATGTGCATTAATTCCAAAAGAAACGGAAGGTCCATATCCTTTGGATCTGAGTTCTAATTCTTCTTATTTTCGCCAAGATATCACTGAGGGAAAAACAGGAATCCCTCTGAGTCTTGTTTTAACGATTCAAAATATAAACGATAATTGTAATCCGATTACAAATGCAAGAGTGGATGTTTGGCATTGTGATAAAGACGGATATTATTCCGGATACAGTGAGTCAGGATATTTGGGTAACAAGAACTATGTAGGACAAACATTCTGCAGAGGGATACAACTTACGGACAGTTCAGGAATCGCAAATTTTACTACGATCTATCCAGGCTGGTATTCGGGACGGGTAACTCATATCCATTTTCAAGTATATTTGAATAACGGACTTGTGGCGACTTCTCAAATCGCTTTTCCGGAAGATATTACAAAAACCGTATATAATACTTCTCTATATTCTGCTCATGGGCAAAATACTTCTGTGCCTGGGAATTGTTATGATAATATTTTTAATAATTCTACTTCGGATCTAAGTTTGGAATTATGCACGATCACAGAGGACTCTTCTACGG